One stretch of Rhodoferax lithotrophicus DNA includes these proteins:
- a CDS encoding TniB family NTP-binding protein, giving the protein MSATTKYEHVHPDFRHIIGMTDKQRIEFMDQPRWISYRLAQQILDNLQGLMHKPSKPRMQNLLIVGESNNGKTTLVRRFKDLCGQGSVDENSDPVKPIIVAEAPPSADEKGLYISLLECFFTPYRATDPASKLRYQVIHLFRQCHVKLLIIDEFHSLLTGTPVKQREVMNAIKLLCNELAIPIVGVGTREAVRVLHTDPQHASRFEVMNLPLWELNKEFQQLLVGFEKVLPLKNPSKLHTPELASLLHTISEGNTGNLHQLLIKCATEAITSGKEQIDKAIIEGKAWLRPTRGIRELVL; this is encoded by the coding sequence ATGAGCGCCACGACCAAATACGAGCACGTACATCCTGATTTCAGGCACATCATAGGAATGACTGACAAGCAACGAATAGAGTTCATGGATCAGCCCCGTTGGATCAGTTACCGTCTGGCACAACAAATTCTTGATAACTTGCAAGGTTTGATGCATAAACCGTCAAAACCTCGAATGCAAAACCTGTTGATCGTAGGTGAATCAAACAACGGAAAGACAACTCTGGTGCGTAGATTCAAGGACTTGTGTGGTCAAGGTTCTGTTGATGAAAACTCTGATCCAGTTAAACCCATCATCGTCGCAGAGGCTCCACCAAGCGCTGATGAAAAAGGGTTGTATATATCCCTGCTGGAATGTTTTTTTACGCCATACAGGGCGACCGATCCAGCTTCAAAACTGCGATATCAGGTCATCCATCTTTTTCGGCAATGCCATGTCAAGTTACTGATCATTGATGAGTTTCATTCATTGCTTACAGGTACGCCTGTCAAACAGCGCGAGGTCATGAATGCGATCAAGCTTTTGTGCAATGAACTAGCAATTCCAATCGTCGGTGTTGGCACAAGAGAAGCCGTTCGTGTGCTGCACACTGATCCGCAGCACGCTAGCCGCTTTGAAGTTATGAACTTGCCATTGTGGGAGCTGAACAAAGAATTTCAACAGTTGTTGGTGGGCTTCGAGAAGGTGTTGCCACTGAAAAATCCTTCAAAACTTCATACTCCCGAATTGGCTAGTTTGTTACACACCATTTCAGAGGGCAACACTGGTAATCTGCATCAGTTGCTGATCAAGTGTGCCACGGAGGCAATTACAAGCGGCAAAGAGCAGATTGACAAGGCCATCATTGAGGGCAAAGCTTGGCTTCGTCCAACTCGGGGCATTAGAGAACTCGTGTTGTGA
- a CDS encoding Mu transposase C-terminal domain-containing protein, whose translation MREVHELPGTTFSNIKAKEGYDSEKQAAMTKSEFETWLVTLICKVYHQKMHSGIGMTPMRKWEIGVFGNASVQGIGIPPIPSNRQTVLLDFLPHFLRTIQAFGVTIDGRIYYADILRQWVNAGDPVDKTEKRKFIFRRDPRDISSVSFFDPEIKQYFKVPFADQSLPPMSIWEHQQVIGALRREGKKSVNDHQLLHALTDMRAQVDESKERTKRARRQSQRRKEHEKKVSPATPLPPPIPPSITSISASSGLVDGDLDSFGDIA comes from the coding sequence ATGCGTGAGGTTCATGAACTGCCAGGTACAACGTTTTCCAATATCAAGGCGAAGGAGGGCTACGACTCAGAAAAACAAGCTGCAATGACAAAGTCCGAGTTTGAAACCTGGCTGGTGACACTAATTTGTAAGGTCTATCACCAAAAAATGCATAGTGGTATCGGGATGACACCAATGCGTAAGTGGGAAATAGGCGTGTTTGGCAATGCAAGTGTTCAAGGAATTGGCATTCCCCCCATTCCATCAAATCGACAAACGGTCTTGCTTGACTTTCTTCCACACTTCCTCCGAACCATTCAAGCTTTTGGTGTCACCATCGATGGAAGGATCTACTATGCAGACATCTTGAGGCAGTGGGTCAACGCTGGCGATCCAGTTGATAAGACAGAAAAAAGAAAGTTTATTTTCAGACGCGACCCAAGAGACATCAGTTCTGTCTCGTTCTTTGATCCAGAAATAAAGCAATACTTCAAAGTCCCATTTGCTGATCAGTCCCTCCCACCAATGAGTATCTGGGAACACCAGCAAGTTATCGGCGCGTTGCGACGGGAGGGCAAAAAGAGCGTCAACGATCATCAGCTTTTGCACGCGCTCACCGACATGCGGGCTCAGGTTGACGAATCGAAAGAACGCACCAAGAGAGCACGCCGCCAAAGCCAACGCCGCAAGGAACACGAAAAGAAGGTGTCACCCGCTACACCGCTACCACCACCGATTCCCCCCTCGATAACTTCAATCTCGGCAAGTTCAGGCCTGGTTGATGGTGACTTGGATTCCTTTGGAGATATCGCATGA
- a CDS encoding DDE-type integrase/transposase/recombinase, translated as MSDSGDMQNPEFEASRKRLDVQVGALVKSENVIYRIEQIIDFESVVGTAVETGRSRPLRILELQPVGDNGAAGKHDSHSDLAEIGDSDWKVAETRFAAIQPLIVAFSPGRREVELRAKEVGVDTATLYRWLQKYKGMKTVAALIPQKSGWTQGRGRIPIQAEAVVADVIKKYYLTPQRPTATKTVEEVLRQCQLRGVEPPHPTTIRSRIADVSEKERLRGRGFKEKAKNKFLPVPGHFPNADFPLAVIQIDHTPVDIILVDDTYRKPINRPWISLAMDINSRMITGYYLSFDPPSETSVAMCVAHSILPKDDWLLLHKVDATWPVWGVPKKIYVDNGADFRSDNFQQSCTMYGINLEFRPVKTPPLRGPH; from the coding sequence ATGAGTGATTCAGGCGATATGCAAAATCCAGAGTTTGAAGCATCCAGGAAGCGTCTGGATGTTCAAGTTGGTGCTCTGGTCAAAAGTGAGAATGTGATCTACCGCATTGAGCAAATCATTGACTTTGAATCGGTCGTTGGCACTGCGGTAGAAACAGGTAGAAGCAGGCCATTGAGAATCCTCGAACTCCAGCCAGTTGGAGACAATGGCGCTGCGGGCAAACATGATTCTCATAGTGATCTTGCAGAAATTGGTGATTCAGATTGGAAAGTGGCTGAAACGCGGTTCGCTGCAATTCAACCTTTGATAGTTGCTTTTTCACCAGGTCGCCGTGAAGTTGAGTTGCGAGCCAAAGAAGTCGGTGTAGACACAGCCACCCTATATCGTTGGCTGCAAAAGTACAAGGGAATGAAAACCGTAGCGGCTCTTATTCCCCAAAAAAGCGGCTGGACACAAGGCAGAGGCCGGATACCCATTCAGGCAGAAGCCGTCGTTGCTGATGTAATCAAAAAATACTATCTCACGCCACAAAGGCCTACAGCCACAAAAACCGTTGAAGAAGTGCTTCGGCAATGCCAATTGCGAGGAGTTGAGCCCCCTCACCCGACGACCATCAGATCAAGAATTGCTGACGTTTCTGAAAAGGAAAGACTTCGGGGTCGTGGCTTCAAAGAAAAAGCGAAAAATAAATTTCTTCCGGTTCCTGGCCATTTTCCGAATGCGGACTTTCCGCTTGCAGTCATTCAGATTGACCACACCCCTGTGGACATCATCCTTGTCGATGACACCTACAGAAAGCCAATTAATCGGCCTTGGATTTCATTGGCAATGGACATCAATAGCCGGATGATCACAGGGTACTACTTGTCCTTTGATCCACCATCAGAAACCTCTGTAGCGATGTGTGTAGCTCATTCAATTCTACCGAAAGACGATTGGCTTTTGTTGCACAAAGTGGACGCAACATGGCCGGTTTGGGGTGTACCGAAAAAAATCTATGTTGATAACGGCGCTGATTTTCGCTCAGATAATTTTCAGCAATCATGCACGATGTACGGAATCAACTTGGAATTCCGACCTGTCAAAACACCCCCGCTACGGGGGCCACATTGA
- a CDS encoding TnsA endonuclease N-terminal domain-containing protein, whose protein sequence is MQIQCDSVKPKQTRKIKPTRRSVSGTYPFRGETAIPYESTVERDFLIRKEFSLYVLDIIPQPVQIPFTSKNEQTYTYTPDFLVYYRTHKNASFAACQKPMLIEVKPESEWRKHWREWMPKWKAAYRYAKEQGWEFHIHDESRIRDVVFDNIGFLSIYQRMNFAVEETKWVLENVRAMGVAPYHYILARHFMGSMFERQGRAHIWHLLATRQLDCDMTRPLDDFTELWIPTNE, encoded by the coding sequence ATGCAAATTCAATGCGACTCCGTTAAACCGAAGCAAACCCGCAAGATAAAACCGACTCGTCGAAGCGTGTCTGGCACCTATCCCTTTCGTGGTGAAACAGCAATTCCCTACGAATCGACTGTAGAACGCGACTTTTTAATCCGCAAGGAATTCAGCCTTTACGTGCTTGACATCATTCCCCAGCCTGTCCAGATTCCGTTTACATCCAAAAATGAACAGACTTACACCTACACACCCGATTTCCTAGTCTATTACCGCACTCACAAAAACGCTTCGTTTGCAGCCTGCCAAAAACCGATGTTGATCGAAGTGAAGCCGGAGTCAGAGTGGCGAAAACATTGGCGTGAATGGATGCCAAAGTGGAAAGCAGCCTATCGATATGCCAAAGAGCAGGGATGGGAGTTCCATATTCATGACGAATCCAGAATAAGGGATGTCGTTTTCGACAACATCGGTTTTTTGTCCATTTACCAACGTATGAACTTTGCCGTTGAGGAGACAAAGTGGGTTCTTGAGAATGTCCGCGCCATGGGTGTTGCGCCCTATCACTACATCCTAGCCAGGCATTTCATGGGAAGTATGTTTGAGCGCCAAGGAAGAGCACACATTTGGCACTTGCTGGCAACGAGGCAATTGGATTGCGACATGACTCGTCCACTGGATGATTTCACTGAATTATGGATACCAACGAATGAGTGA
- a CDS encoding MFS transporter — translation MTKTTNYDPRLVLRLSVAQLISWGSIFYMFSVVLEPLEHDLGLSRAQVSLAFSLGLLAEGLMAYPIGRWIDQGHERRVMTGGSVLAGGCLALHSQVTSLTGLYLVWACLGAAMAAVLYSPAFALVTRRFPHDFRRAIITLTFLGGLASTVFIPLIASLMHSLGWRNALLCLALLHLLVCAPLHAFTLKAAPKRASRQALQTQDAAPASTQEVRHLLRTAPFLLIGVFTVLLMSVTVAIPAHMVSLLRENGLPPAWVIALPASIGLTQVCGRLLLYFFEHHFDLHLANRLIPMLIPLGLLMLLAAPHTGSWQVTMVGMFVVVYGLGNGMLTIVKGTAIAQYVSREHVATLNGALGVPLALARAAAPVLMGSMWSPQVGYSHGLWLLLGLSVLGVAALTLTQHLTLTDRA, via the coding sequence ATGACCAAGACCACAAACTATGACCCACGGCTGGTGCTGCGCCTGTCGGTGGCCCAACTGATCAGCTGGGGCAGCATTTTTTATATGTTCTCTGTGGTCCTGGAGCCGCTGGAGCATGATCTGGGCCTGAGCCGCGCCCAGGTGTCGCTGGCCTTTAGCCTGGGTTTGCTGGCCGAAGGGCTGATGGCCTACCCCATTGGCCGCTGGATTGATCAGGGCCATGAGCGACGGGTCATGACTGGCGGCTCGGTACTGGCCGGGGGGTGTCTGGCCCTGCACAGCCAGGTCACCAGTTTGACCGGGCTGTACCTGGTATGGGCGTGTTTGGGTGCGGCGATGGCGGCCGTGCTGTATTCACCCGCATTTGCACTGGTCACGCGCCGTTTTCCGCACGACTTTCGCCGCGCCATCATCACCTTGACTTTTTTGGGTGGTCTGGCCAGCACCGTTTTTATTCCCCTGATCGCCAGCCTGATGCACAGCTTGGGCTGGCGCAATGCCCTGCTGTGCCTGGCTCTGCTGCATCTCCTGGTGTGCGCACCCTTGCATGCGTTCACGCTCAAAGCCGCGCCCAAACGGGCATCACGCCAAGCGCTTCAGACGCAGGATGCTGCGCCAGCTTCGACCCAGGAGGTGCGGCATTTGCTGCGCACGGCACCCTTTCTACTGATTGGTGTCTTCACCGTCTTGCTGATGTCCGTCACCGTCGCCATTCCCGCCCACATGGTGAGTCTGCTGCGCGAAAACGGTTTGCCGCCCGCCTGGGTGATTGCCTTGCCTGCCAGCATTGGTTTGACACAAGTGTGTGGGCGACTGCTGCTGTATTTTTTTGAACACCATTTTGATTTACATCTGGCCAACCGTCTGATACCCATGCTGATTCCGCTCGGCCTGCTGATGCTGCTGGCAGCGCCCCACACCGGATCATGGCAAGTCACGATGGTGGGGATGTTTGTGGTGGTTTATGGGCTGGGCAATGGCATGCTCACCATTGTGAAAGGCACCGCCATCGCCCAGTATGTGAGCCGCGAACACGTTGCCACACTCAACGGTGCCCTGGGTGTGCCATTGGCATTGGCACGCGCTGCGGCACCTGTCCTGATGGGATCAATGTGGTCACCACAAGTGGGCTACAGCCACGGTTTGTGGCTGCTGTTGGGATTGAGTGTGCTGGGTGTTGCCGCTTTGACGCTGACGCAACACCTGACCTTGACGGATCGGGCCTAG
- a CDS encoding glycine zipper 2TM domain-containing protein, giving the protein MNSAVSPGQTSGTNKPLWVAIAVLGVAVLAMGVTLIRIQSQPAEPHTAVLPALSASAPVAQTSAAASPVIASSASTAQATSPTGVVKPHVSTQNKPVAHVKQAQTATNSGATEVFEPSASPRVVHPQNPEPAVARAPEPVRVMCVDCGTVESVTPVEVQGAGSGAGAIAGGVLGAVVGNQVGDGTGKTLATILGAVGGGMAGNAVEKKMKKVTQYDVSVRMEDGSHRMIRQTAPASVGSQVRVQGDSLLPR; this is encoded by the coding sequence ATGAACTCTGCAGTTTCTCCAGGTCAAACCTCGGGTACCAACAAACCCCTGTGGGTTGCCATTGCTGTGTTGGGGGTGGCCGTGTTGGCCATGGGGGTGACGCTGATCCGTATTCAGAGTCAGCCCGCTGAACCACACACTGCTGTCTTGCCGGCCTTGAGTGCCAGTGCGCCGGTGGCGCAGACCTCCGCGGCTGCCAGTCCGGTGATCGCCAGTTCAGCCAGTACCGCCCAAGCGACCAGTCCCACAGGGGTGGTGAAACCCCATGTTTCTACGCAAAATAAGCCTGTAGCGCACGTCAAACAAGCGCAGACAGCTACAAATTCAGGAGCTACCGAGGTGTTTGAACCCAGTGCGTCTCCCCGAGTGGTACATCCGCAAAACCCCGAACCTGCGGTGGCGCGTGCGCCCGAGCCGGTGCGGGTGATGTGTGTGGATTGCGGCACGGTTGAAAGTGTCACGCCGGTGGAGGTACAGGGTGCAGGCAGCGGTGCTGGTGCTATTGCCGGTGGGGTGCTGGGGGCCGTGGTGGGAAATCAGGTGGGTGACGGCACGGGCAAAACGCTGGCGACCATTTTGGGTGCAGTGGGTGGCGGCATGGCCGGTAATGCGGTTGAAAAAAAGATGAAGAAGGTCACCCAGTACGATGTGAGTGTGCGCATGGAGGATGGTAGTCACCGCATGATTCGGCAAACCGCGCCAGCTTCAGTGGGCAGTCAGGTGCGGGTACAGGGCGACAGCTTGTTGCCACGCTAG
- the metH gene encoding methionine synthase yields MSEIVVPPMKLSGLEPLTIGVAVAADAAPSATFVNVGERTNVTGSKAFARMILNGEFDQALSVARQQVENGAQIIDINMDEAMLDSQAAMVKFLNLIASEPDISRVPVMIDSSKWSVIEAGLRCVQGKPVVNSISMKEGVAEFKRQAKLLRRYGAAAVVMAFDEQGQADTYERKIQICERAYHILVDEVGFPPEDIIFDPNIFAIATGIEEHNNYAVDFINATRWIKANLPGAKVSGGVSNVSFSFRGNDPVREAIHTVFLYHAIKAGMDMGIVNAGMVGVYDDLEPELRERVEDVVLNRRPDAGERLVEIAETAKSGAKDESKKLEWRGTPEHPVTVEARLSHAMVHGITDFIVEDTEAAYQAIVAKGGRPLHVIEGPLMAGMSIVGDLFGQGKMFLPQVVKSARVMKSAVAHLIPYIEEEKRRDEAAGRDVATKGKIIMATVKGDVHDIGKNIVTVVLQCNNFDVVNMGVMVPAHEILARAKAEGADIIGLSGLITPSLEEMQVVAGEMQKDDYFRLRKMPLMIGGATTSRVHTAVKIAPHYDGPVVYVPDASRSVGVAQSLLGDGVSAFVAELNTDYERVRQQHANKKRTPLWPLAQARANPTPVDWASYQPTVPKFIGRRVFKNFDLAEIAQYIDWGPFFQTWDLAGPFPAILDDAVVGTEAKKVYADGQSMLKKIIEGRWLTANAVLGLYPANRVNDDDIALYTDETRSSVAMTWYGLRQQAAKEEIDGVLRPSRCLADFVAPKDAINNEAACATNTSSTGQNDVKNKALTDYVGLFAVTAGLGLEKKEAQFLAAHDDYSAIMLKSLADRLAEALAECLHKKVRTDLWGYAAHEALSTTELMAEKYQGIRPAPGYPACPDHSVKKDMFALLQCEEIGMTLTESLAMAPAASVSGFYLAHPDAVYFNVGKIGADQLQDLAARRGMAERDLQRLLAPNL; encoded by the coding sequence ATGTCTGAAATTGTTGTCCCCCCCATGAAATTGTCCGGCCTGGAGCCTTTGACCATTGGCGTTGCCGTCGCCGCCGATGCCGCCCCCAGTGCGACTTTTGTGAATGTTGGTGAACGCACCAACGTGACCGGCTCCAAAGCCTTTGCCCGCATGATTTTGAATGGCGAGTTCGACCAGGCCCTGAGCGTGGCACGCCAGCAGGTGGAAAACGGTGCCCAGATCATCGACATCAACATGGACGAGGCCATGCTCGACAGCCAGGCCGCCATGGTGAAGTTTCTCAATTTAATCGCATCCGAGCCCGACATTTCCCGGGTGCCGGTGATGATTGATTCGAGCAAATGGAGCGTGATTGAAGCCGGTCTGCGCTGCGTGCAGGGCAAGCCGGTGGTCAACTCCATCAGCATGAAAGAAGGGGTGGCGGAGTTCAAACGCCAGGCCAAGTTGTTGCGCCGCTACGGGGCTGCCGCCGTGGTGATGGCGTTTGACGAGCAAGGCCAAGCCGACACTTACGAGCGCAAGATCCAGATTTGCGAGCGTGCCTATCACATCCTGGTGGATGAGGTGGGTTTCCCGCCGGAAGACATCATTTTTGATCCCAACATCTTCGCCATTGCCACCGGCATTGAAGAGCACAACAACTACGCGGTGGATTTCATCAACGCCACACGCTGGATCAAGGCGAACCTGCCCGGTGCCAAGGTCTCGGGTGGCGTGAGCAACGTGAGCTTCTCGTTCCGCGGCAACGATCCGGTGCGCGAAGCCATCCACACCGTGTTCCTGTACCACGCGATCAAGGCTGGCATGGACATGGGCATCGTCAATGCGGGCATGGTCGGTGTCTACGACGATCTGGAGCCCGAGCTGCGTGAGCGGGTCGAAGACGTGGTGCTGAACCGCCGCCCGGATGCTGGCGAACGCCTGGTGGAAATTGCCGAAACGGCCAAGAGTGGCGCGAAAGATGAAAGCAAGAAGCTCGAATGGCGCGGCACGCCCGAGCACCCGGTGACGGTTGAGGCGCGGCTTTCCCATGCGATGGTGCACGGCATCACCGATTTCATTGTGGAAGACACCGAAGCGGCTTACCAAGCCATCGTGGCCAAGGGGGGCCGCCCGCTGCACGTGATCGAAGGCCCGCTGATGGCTGGCATGAGCATCGTCGGTGACCTGTTTGGTCAGGGCAAGATGTTTTTGCCGCAGGTGGTGAAAAGCGCCCGCGTCATGAAATCGGCCGTGGCGCATTTGATTCCGTACATCGAAGAAGAAAAACGCCGCGACGAAGCCGCCGGGCGTGACGTGGCCACCAAGGGCAAGATCATCATGGCCACCGTCAAGGGCGACGTGCATGACATTGGCAAAAACATCGTCACCGTGGTGCTGCAGTGCAACAACTTCGACGTGGTCAACATGGGCGTGATGGTGCCCGCCCATGAAATTCTGGCGCGGGCCAAGGCCGAGGGGGCCGACATCATTGGGCTCTCCGGCCTGATCACGCCGAGCCTGGAAGAGATGCAGGTCGTGGCCGGTGAGATGCAAAAAGACGACTACTTCCGCCTGCGCAAAATGCCGCTGATGATTGGTGGGGCCACCACCAGCCGGGTCCACACCGCCGTGAAGATTGCGCCGCATTACGACGGCCCGGTTGTCTACGTGCCGGATGCTTCGCGCAGTGTGGGCGTGGCACAAAGCCTGCTGGGGGATGGTGTGAGCGCGTTTGTGGCCGAGCTCAACACCGACTACGAACGGGTGCGCCAGCAACACGCCAACAAAAAGCGCACACCGCTGTGGCCACTGGCCCAGGCGCGGGCTAACCCAACCCCGGTGGATTGGGCCAGCTACCAGCCGACGGTTCCCAAGTTCATTGGCCGACGGGTGTTCAAGAACTTTGATCTGGCCGAGATTGCCCAGTACATCGACTGGGGCCCGTTCTTCCAGACCTGGGACTTGGCCGGGCCATTTCCCGCCATTCTGGACGACGCAGTGGTGGGCACTGAAGCGAAAAAGGTCTATGCCGACGGCCAGTCCATGCTGAAAAAAATCATCGAAGGCCGCTGGCTCACCGCCAACGCGGTGCTGGGCTTGTACCCGGCCAACCGGGTCAATGACGATGACATTGCGCTCTACACCGATGAAACCCGCAGCAGCGTGGCCATGACCTGGTACGGCCTGCGCCAGCAAGCCGCCAAGGAAGAGATTGACGGCGTGCTGCGCCCCAGCCGCTGTCTGGCGGATTTTGTGGCTCCTAAGGATGCTATTAATAACGAAGCTGCTTGCGCAACAAATACAAGCTCTACAGGCCAAAATGACGTAAAAAATAAGGCGCTGACCGATTATGTGGGCCTGTTTGCGGTGACGGCGGGCTTGGGACTTGAGAAAAAAGAAGCCCAGTTCCTGGCCGCGCACGACGACTACAGCGCCATCATGTTGAAGTCTCTGGCCGACCGCCTGGCTGAAGCTTTGGCGGAATGCCTGCACAAAAAAGTGCGCACTGATTTGTGGGGCTATGCCGCCCACGAGGCGCTGAGCACCACCGAGCTGATGGCCGAGAAATACCAGGGCATCCGCCCCGCGCCCGGCTACCCGGCTTGCCCGGATCACAGTGTCAAGAAAGACATGTTTGCACTGCTGCAATGTGAAGAAATCGGCATGACGCTGACCGAAAGCCTGGCCATGGCCCCAGCGGCCAGTGTCAGCGGCTTCTACCTGGCGCACCCGGATGCGGTCTACTTCAATGTGGGCAAGATCGGTGCAGACCAGTTGCAGGATTTGGCGGCGCGGCGCGGCATGGCTGAACGCGACCTGCAGCGCTTGCTGGCCCCGAATTTGTAA
- a CDS encoding dienelactone hydrolase family protein, producing MNNGFIHLTAADGFSVPAYVAYPQGPARGGVVVLQEIFGLNAHIRATADAYAAQGYLAVAPATFHRVQADVDMAYTPEDIAAGVKLKAAVEGLPAPGVMPDIAAAIAYAAQAGKVGLVGYCWGGLLAWRAACQLPGVSAAVPYYGGGMTTPVEVARQPQCPVMCHFGEFDHAIPVETARAFAQAHPEVTVHLYPASHGFNCDHRAAYDAAAAALAKERTLVFLAQHVSS from the coding sequence ATGAACAATGGTTTTATCCACCTCACCGCCGCTGACGGCTTTTCAGTGCCTGCTTATGTGGCCTACCCGCAGGGCCCGGCCCGTGGTGGCGTGGTGGTGTTGCAGGAAATTTTTGGCCTCAACGCCCACATACGTGCCACTGCGGATGCCTATGCCGCACAGGGTTATCTGGCCGTGGCTCCGGCGACTTTCCACCGTGTGCAGGCTGACGTGGACATGGCGTACACCCCTGAGGACATCGCCGCAGGGGTCAAGTTGAAGGCTGCCGTGGAGGGCTTGCCCGCACCAGGGGTGATGCCCGACATCGCAGCCGCCATCGCCTATGCCGCACAGGCGGGCAAGGTTGGTCTTGTCGGCTATTGCTGGGGTGGCTTGCTGGCCTGGCGTGCGGCCTGCCAGTTGCCGGGTGTCAGCGCCGCCGTGCCGTACTACGGTGGTGGCATGACCACACCGGTGGAGGTCGCCCGCCAGCCGCAATGCCCGGTGATGTGCCATTTTGGTGAGTTCGATCACGCCATTCCCGTCGAGACAGCGCGCGCCTTTGCGCAGGCGCATCCCGAGGTGACGGTACACCTCTACCCGGCCTCACATGGTTTTAATTGCGACCACCGTGCCGCTTATGACGCCGCCGCCGCAGCGCTGGCCAAAGAGCGCACACTGGTTTTTTTGGCGCAGCATGTGAGTTCATGA
- a CDS encoding TSUP family transporter: protein MELLIVSVASLFAGFVDSIVGGGGLILVPALFAVFPTAHPATLFGTNKGASIWGTGMATWQYSQKVHMRWAALLPAAGAGLLSSLAGAWLVTVISPEFLRKALPFVLLAVLLYTLAKKELGRDHTPRFHGLQEQLVAAGIGVVIGFYDGFFGPGTGSFLVFLFVRLLGYDFLSASAAAKLVNTATNVSALALFIAKGHIWWHFVLAMAVANVLGSLAGTRLALKHGTGFVRVVFLLVVSALICKTSWDAFWR, encoded by the coding sequence ATGGAATTACTCATTGTCTCTGTGGCATCGTTGTTTGCCGGCTTTGTGGACTCGATTGTGGGCGGCGGCGGGCTGATTTTGGTGCCTGCCCTGTTTGCGGTTTTCCCCACCGCACACCCGGCCACGTTGTTTGGTACCAACAAAGGTGCGTCGATCTGGGGCACCGGCATGGCCACCTGGCAATACAGCCAAAAAGTACACATGCGTTGGGCCGCGCTGCTGCCTGCGGCCGGGGCCGGGCTGTTGTCCTCGTTGGCCGGGGCCTGGCTGGTGACGGTGATCTCCCCCGAGTTTTTGCGCAAAGCCCTGCCGTTTGTGTTGCTGGCGGTGCTGCTTTATACCCTGGCCAAAAAAGAACTGGGGCGCGACCACACGCCACGCTTTCACGGTCTGCAAGAGCAACTGGTGGCGGCTGGGATTGGTGTGGTGATCGGGTTTTATGACGGATTTTTTGGTCCGGGCACAGGCAGTTTTCTGGTGTTCCTGTTTGTGCGTCTGCTGGGCTACGACTTTTTGAGTGCCTCTGCCGCCGCCAAACTGGTGAACACGGCGACCAACGTGTCAGCACTGGCGTTGTTCATTGCCAAGGGGCACATCTGGTGGCATTTTGTGCTGGCCATGGCCGTTGCCAATGTACTGGGCAGCCTGGCCGGGACGCGCCTGGCCCTCAAACATGGCACAGGTTTTGTGCGGGTGGTGTTTTTGCTGGTGGTGAGTGCGCTGATTTGCAAGACCAGCTGGGATGCGTTTTGGCGCTAG